In Desulfomonile tiedjei DSM 6799, a genomic segment contains:
- the pdxS gene encoding pyridoxal 5'-phosphate synthase lyase subunit PdxS, translated as MQTGTETVKRGHAQMLKGGVIMDVVTPEHARIAEEAGACAVMALERVPADIRAHGGVARMSDPGLILEIMSAVSIPVMAKCRIGHFVEAQILEAIGVDYIDESEVLTPADEHNHINKHDFKVPFVCGCRNLGEALRRIGEGAAMIRTKGEAGTGDVVEAVRHARSVMGEIRRLTTMRTDEMMAYAKEIGAPYELVRETAELGRLPVVNFAAGGVATPADAALMMQLGVDGVFVGSGIFKSGNPPLRAKAIVQSVTHYNDPKILAEISKGLGEPMVGIGVTTLPEEARLATRGW; from the coding sequence CGAGGTCACGCCCAAATGCTCAAGGGCGGAGTAATTATGGATGTGGTAACTCCCGAGCATGCCCGCATCGCGGAAGAGGCCGGGGCCTGCGCTGTCATGGCACTGGAACGAGTTCCCGCGGATATCCGAGCCCACGGGGGAGTCGCTCGCATGAGCGATCCCGGTCTGATACTTGAAATTATGAGCGCTGTCAGCATCCCGGTCATGGCGAAGTGTCGTATCGGCCACTTTGTCGAGGCCCAGATACTGGAAGCGATCGGCGTCGATTATATTGACGAGAGCGAAGTACTTACCCCTGCCGACGAGCACAATCATATAAACAAGCACGATTTCAAAGTGCCATTCGTATGCGGCTGCAGAAATCTCGGCGAAGCCCTCAGACGAATCGGTGAGGGCGCTGCCATGATACGCACCAAAGGGGAAGCAGGAACCGGCGACGTTGTCGAAGCAGTCCGGCACGCGCGGTCGGTTATGGGCGAAATTCGACGGCTAACCACCATGCGAACAGATGAGATGATGGCCTATGCCAAGGAAATCGGTGCCCCTTATGAACTCGTTAGAGAAACCGCGGAGCTCGGCCGTCTCCCTGTGGTGAATTTTGCAGCGGGTGGCGTTGCTACTCCCGCGGATGCCGCTTTGATGATGCAGCTCGGCGTAGACGGAGTATTCGTCGGCTCCGGAATTTTCAAGAGCGGTAATCCACCTTTGCGGGCCAAGGCTATTGTTCAGTCGGTTACCCATTACAACGATCCGAAAATCCTTGCAGAAATAAGCAAGGGCCTCGGCGAGCCCATGGTGGGGATCGGAGTGACAACGCTTCCTGAAGAGGCTCGACTGGCCACACGCGGATGGTGA
- the pdxT gene encoding pyridoxal 5'-phosphate synthase glutaminase subunit PdxT, with the protein MKIGVLALQGAFQEHCAILKRLGVEAVQVRLPEQLEDLDGLIIPGGESTSIGKLADWYGLMEPLVKVSRSVPVWGTCAGLVFMARDVGMDQPVLKAMDMVIERNAFGRQVDSFEEDLEISGLEGGPFHGVFIRAPAIVRVGKEVEIIGKLKDGRIVAARQGKLLVTAFHPELTSDDRLHKYFVDMCKAASQ; encoded by the coding sequence ATGAAAATAGGCGTTTTGGCCCTGCAGGGGGCTTTTCAGGAACATTGTGCGATTCTGAAGCGTCTTGGGGTCGAGGCAGTTCAAGTGAGGCTTCCGGAGCAGCTCGAAGATCTGGACGGCCTCATCATTCCCGGGGGCGAGAGCACTTCCATCGGCAAGCTCGCTGATTGGTACGGTCTCATGGAGCCTCTGGTTAAAGTGTCTCGATCCGTACCCGTCTGGGGAACCTGCGCAGGACTGGTATTCATGGCAAGGGACGTGGGCATGGATCAGCCTGTCCTAAAAGCCATGGACATGGTCATCGAGAGAAACGCTTTCGGTCGGCAAGTAGATAGTTTTGAGGAAGATCTGGAAATTTCCGGCCTGGAAGGCGGCCCCTTTCACGGGGTTTTCATCAGAGCGCCTGCAATTGTCAGGGTGGGGAAAGAGGTCGAAATTATCGGGAAACTGAAGGATGGGCGAATCGTGGCTGCGAGGCAAGGAAAATTGCTCGTAACCGCTTTTCATCCGGAATTGACGTCTGATGACCGCCTGCACAAATACTTTGTGGATATGTGCAAGGCCGCGTCACAGTAA
- the truA gene encoding tRNA pseudouridine(38-40) synthase TruA, giving the protein MAKFRITVEYDGTAYHGWQLQKSLPTVQGALEGALSRILTVPVRVHGAGRTDAGVHATGQVAHFSADWNKSLEALQKACNALLPPDVVVRNLVSAPEDFHARHSAQSKTYVYTILNGPLRCALNRHYTWHIPFSLDVDAMKHAAKLLEGTHDFAAFGSPTEGTPSTVRRILSAHWSNGNSSDTLQFTIIGTGFLRYMVRSLVGTLVPVGAGKIDPTAFGKILESCDRSQSGPTAPPHGLCLALVEY; this is encoded by the coding sequence ATGGCGAAATTCAGGATAACAGTAGAATACGACGGCACCGCGTACCACGGATGGCAACTCCAGAAATCGCTTCCCACTGTACAGGGAGCGCTTGAGGGCGCTCTCTCTCGCATCCTTACGGTCCCGGTTCGGGTACATGGGGCCGGAAGGACCGATGCGGGTGTACATGCCACAGGACAGGTGGCGCATTTTTCAGCAGATTGGAACAAGTCTTTAGAAGCGCTCCAAAAAGCCTGCAATGCCCTGCTCCCGCCTGATGTGGTGGTGCGAAATCTTGTCTCCGCGCCTGAAGATTTTCACGCCAGACATTCAGCCCAGTCCAAAACCTATGTTTATACGATTCTGAATGGGCCGCTGAGGTGTGCTTTGAATCGTCATTATACGTGGCACATACCGTTTTCTCTCGATGTCGATGCCATGAAGCACGCGGCCAAGCTCCTGGAAGGCACTCATGACTTTGCCGCGTTCGGAAGTCCGACCGAAGGCACTCCGTCCACGGTACGACGCATTCTCAGTGCACACTGGAGCAACGGCAACAGCTCCGACACGCTGCAGTTCACTATTATCGGCACCGGATTCTTGCGGTACATGGTCCGTTCCCTGGTGGGAACCCTCGTACCCGTGGGAGCAGGAAAAATCGATCCAACCGCTTTCGGCAAAATACTGGAATCGTGCGACAGGTCTCAATCGGGACCGACAGCGCCACCTCACGGATTGTGCCTTGCGCTCGTGGAATACTAA
- a CDS encoding radical SAM protein, giving the protein MFEAAYLRTLREGRFPEKIAAAKKMLSPCTVCPRECGVDRLGREKGFCGLTDKAMIASVHPHFGEESPLVGSGGSGTIFITSCNLRCVFCQNYEISHLMEGQEEDANQMGRHMLDLQRMGCHNINFVTPTHVVPQLLEAIHWAVENGLNVPIVYNTGGYDKVETLRLLEGVVDIYMPDLKFMDSRVSKELMDAHDYPEAVKAAIREMHRQVGDLEVNAQGIATRGLLVRHLVMPDDLASTRQAMRFLAELSSNTYVNIMNQYRPCGSAVRMPKVNRSVTRQEYAQALEIAQEEGISRLDERAPLRLRFF; this is encoded by the coding sequence ATGTTTGAAGCCGCATATTTGAGAACTCTCAGAGAAGGAAGATTTCCGGAAAAGATTGCAGCAGCGAAGAAGATGCTTTCTCCGTGCACGGTATGTCCACGCGAATGCGGCGTTGACAGGCTCGGACGCGAGAAAGGATTCTGCGGTCTTACCGATAAGGCAATGATAGCATCGGTTCATCCTCATTTCGGTGAAGAGAGTCCTCTGGTGGGTTCCGGTGGGTCCGGGACTATTTTCATCACCTCCTGCAATCTGAGATGCGTGTTTTGCCAGAATTATGAAATAAGCCATCTCATGGAAGGTCAAGAAGAGGATGCGAATCAGATGGGGCGGCATATGCTGGATCTCCAGCGAATGGGTTGTCATAACATCAATTTCGTTACGCCGACTCACGTTGTCCCCCAGCTTCTCGAGGCAATTCATTGGGCAGTGGAAAATGGGCTGAACGTTCCCATCGTTTATAATACTGGCGGATACGACAAAGTCGAGACTCTGCGCTTACTCGAAGGTGTCGTAGACATCTACATGCCTGATTTGAAATTCATGGATTCCAGAGTCTCAAAAGAGCTCATGGATGCTCACGATTACCCTGAGGCTGTGAAGGCGGCCATACGAGAAATGCACCGCCAGGTTGGCGATTTAGAAGTGAATGCTCAGGGTATTGCAACCCGCGGTCTATTGGTCAGGCATCTCGTGATGCCGGACGATCTGGCGAGTACACGTCAGGCCATGAGATTTCTTGCAGAGCTCTCATCGAACACGTATGTGAACATCATGAACCAATATAGACCATGTGGCAGCGCGGTCCGTATGCCGAAAGTCAACAGGTCCGTTACACGACAAGAATACGCTCAAGCTCTGGAAATCGCCCAAGAAGAAGGTATTAGCAGACTTGACGAACGGGCGCCCCTGAGATTACGATTTTTTTGA
- a CDS encoding PaaI family thioesterase, whose translation MKKLNPEYVSIVSAGANACPYFNLLSMKLLDFSEGNSLLEITLEEKHLQPFGVVHGGVFSSIIDAAAFWAVFGEVDEDAGMTSVDLKLNYLAPARNGKLVARGRKIKLGKTLGLGEAEVTDGNGKVLAHGTSTLIVLPDMPFMSQDVWPPKFIQIN comes from the coding sequence ATGAAGAAACTGAATCCGGAGTACGTCTCAATCGTGAGTGCAGGAGCAAATGCGTGCCCTTATTTCAACCTGCTCTCCATGAAACTGCTGGATTTCAGTGAAGGAAACTCCCTTCTGGAGATCACTCTGGAAGAAAAGCATTTGCAGCCTTTTGGTGTGGTTCACGGAGGCGTCTTTTCTTCGATCATAGATGCAGCAGCTTTCTGGGCTGTGTTCGGGGAAGTGGATGAAGACGCGGGCATGACGTCCGTGGATTTGAAACTCAATTATCTTGCGCCTGCCAGAAATGGAAAGCTCGTTGCCAGGGGCCGGAAAATCAAGCTCGGAAAGACCCTCGGCCTGGGGGAAGCGGAAGTAACCGACGGAAACGGCAAAGTGCTGGCTCACGGCACATCTACTCTTATTGTGCTGCCGGATATGCCATTCATGTCTCAAGACGTTTGGCCGCCAAAATTCATCCAGATCAACTGA
- a CDS encoding amidohydrolase family protein: MAFPEAPPIRLILDAHTHCGYTVPYEDLAAEWKLGGIDGGVVFSPVEEIYDRYDPFFTDSQEYALKRRRVHEYLLKSASDTIFPYFFVWNDFPRIPDGFFGIKWHRHADEPVYAYGTPSCDRTIEEICEKRLPIVLEEEFQNTLSFIRKIDGRTIVIIPHLGHLNGGYFKLKKAGVFENQHVWVDTALAAEWEIGDFVSTYGSERIMFGSDYPFGTPSRERRKIDSLFSGTDLKAILGGNLLRLLGNKAENFCRA, encoded by the coding sequence ATGGCATTCCCGGAAGCCCCTCCTATCCGCCTTATTCTGGATGCCCATACTCACTGCGGGTACACGGTGCCATATGAAGATTTGGCAGCAGAATGGAAATTGGGCGGCATCGATGGCGGAGTAGTCTTTTCGCCTGTTGAAGAAATCTACGACCGGTACGATCCTTTCTTTACCGATTCTCAGGAATATGCCCTCAAACGGCGACGAGTCCATGAATACCTCTTGAAAAGCGCATCTGATACAATCTTCCCCTATTTTTTCGTATGGAACGATTTTCCTCGCATACCGGACGGATTTTTCGGGATCAAATGGCACCGGCACGCTGACGAGCCTGTTTACGCATACGGAACTCCGTCCTGCGATCGTACCATTGAAGAAATCTGTGAGAAACGGCTACCGATAGTCCTGGAAGAGGAGTTTCAGAACACTCTGTCTTTTATAAGGAAGATAGACGGCCGAACTATCGTAATCATTCCTCATCTCGGACACCTGAACGGGGGGTATTTCAAGCTGAAGAAAGCCGGAGTATTCGAAAATCAGCATGTCTGGGTGGATACCGCTCTGGCTGCGGAATGGGAAATCGGGGATTTCGTGTCCACGTACGGCAGCGAGCGCATCATGTTCGGTTCGGATTACCCTTTTGGAACGCCGTCTCGAGAGAGAAGGAAAATCGATTCTCTCTTTTCAGGAACAGACCTGAAAGCGATCCTGGGGGGCAACCTGTTACGCTTGCTTGGAAATAAGGCGGAGAATTTCTGCCGTGCGTGA
- a CDS encoding ATP-binding protein has translation MQLILLIGIQASGKSTFYKKRFVDTHIRINLDMLKTRHREWILFQACLEAKQPVVIDNTNPTKKDRSRYILPARSAGFRIIGYYFQTLVDDALSRNRRRDRGKVIPDRGIQATQAKLEPPSYEEGFDDLFTVSIAGRGSFSVCRI, from the coding sequence ATGCAGTTGATCCTGCTTATCGGTATTCAGGCATCGGGCAAATCCACGTTTTACAAGAAACGATTCGTCGATACGCATATCAGGATAAATCTGGATATGCTCAAGACACGGCATCGTGAATGGATTCTGTTTCAGGCGTGCCTCGAAGCAAAACAACCGGTGGTAATTGACAATACGAATCCCACGAAAAAGGACCGGAGCCGGTATATCCTTCCTGCGCGATCTGCCGGGTTTCGAATAATCGGCTATTATTTTCAAACCCTCGTGGATGATGCCCTCAGCAGAAATCGGAGGCGTGACCGCGGCAAAGTCATTCCCGATCGGGGAATTCAGGCCACTCAAGCCAAATTGGAGCCTCCGTCATATGAAGAAGGATTTGACGATCTCTTCACGGTAAGCATTGCCGGTCGAGGGAGCTTTTCGGTTTGCAGGATATAA
- a CDS encoding DUF1573 domain-containing protein, producing MRIHFLILLFLSFFCTNMAHAAAKIGFDKEVYKFGTAQYGDKIGQKFVVTNLGSDPLIIGDVQADCGCTKTLKGSSEIPANSSSEISVEYDTEGERSGKKEKHIFVHSNDPERPIVKLSLVGELIKELEVDPPTFAQKLETFQEDISIPVKIKNTSDTARKITAIKTAEKVISVGMEPKSLVVEPNTSAPLTIMLHLKKQDDRPFYLGRIALQTDHPVEKELNFRFLVQITGKK from the coding sequence ATGCGAATTCACTTTTTGATCCTGTTATTCCTTTCCTTTTTTTGCACAAACATGGCCCACGCTGCGGCCAAGATCGGCTTTGATAAAGAAGTCTACAAGTTCGGCACAGCGCAGTATGGCGATAAAATCGGTCAGAAGTTTGTGGTAACTAATTTGGGTAGCGATCCTCTGATCATTGGGGATGTGCAGGCAGACTGCGGCTGCACGAAAACTCTTAAAGGTAGCTCGGAAATACCGGCAAACAGTTCGAGCGAAATTTCCGTGGAATACGACACTGAAGGCGAACGTTCCGGTAAGAAAGAAAAACATATATTCGTACATTCAAACGATCCGGAACGTCCTATTGTCAAATTGTCGCTTGTTGGAGAACTGATCAAAGAATTGGAAGTGGACCCTCCAACGTTCGCTCAAAAACTTGAAACATTTCAGGAAGACATCAGTATTCCGGTAAAAATCAAAAACACCTCTGATACAGCCCGGAAAATCACGGCAATAAAAACTGCGGAAAAAGTCATTTCAGTCGGCATGGAGCCCAAGTCGTTGGTTGTTGAACCAAACACGAGCGCTCCGTTGACCATCATGCTCCATCTGAAGAAGCAAGACGACCGCCCCTTTTACCTTGGCAGGATTGCGCTGCAAACCGATCATCCTGTAGAAAAAGAACTGAATTTCAGATTTCTGGTTCAGATCACAGGCAAGAAGTAA
- a CDS encoding DUF362 domain-containing protein, with amino-acid sequence MWKVMIHPATYENIRNAVDRAFELFPLELRGKKVLIKPNVLRASEAREAIVTNPALLRAVVQKVEEMAPESLVVGDNPGLFNYGANETCFRETGLMDAAGKYYLNIGNDSVMVDFNAAFTPSMSVSRIVLESDVIISLPKFKTHGLTVMTGAIKNSYGLLPGAQKAKLHRAAGNPERFHEAIVDVFKLRIPDLFIVDAVVGMEGNGPASVELRDIGLVLAGNNAVALDAVIATMMGCDPSRLRFLQKAHEEGLGDYDLSKIEIDGELKQLENFKLPPLGGEAIFNNDAVQQVIHSRTLMRPVVDSDACTGCGTCVEQCPVSALHIEERFPQVNPELCITCFCCQEMCPEKAIALQ; translated from the coding sequence ATGTGGAAAGTGATGATTCATCCGGCTACGTACGAAAATATCAGGAATGCTGTGGATCGCGCATTCGAGCTATTTCCGCTTGAGCTTCGCGGGAAGAAAGTCTTAATCAAGCCAAACGTCCTCCGGGCATCAGAGGCTCGGGAAGCCATCGTAACGAACCCGGCACTCCTCCGGGCAGTTGTGCAAAAAGTGGAGGAAATGGCGCCGGAATCTCTCGTGGTAGGGGATAATCCCGGACTTTTCAACTACGGAGCCAATGAAACGTGTTTTCGAGAAACCGGCTTAATGGATGCTGCTGGAAAGTACTATCTGAACATCGGGAACGATTCTGTTATGGTTGATTTCAATGCTGCATTTACGCCGTCAATGAGTGTTTCGCGTATTGTGCTCGAATCGGATGTCATTATCAGTCTCCCAAAATTCAAGACCCACGGGCTTACCGTTATGACGGGGGCTATCAAGAACAGTTACGGGTTGTTACCTGGAGCGCAAAAGGCCAAGCTCCACCGGGCTGCCGGCAATCCCGAGCGATTCCATGAAGCCATTGTGGATGTATTTAAGTTGAGAATACCCGATTTGTTCATTGTCGATGCAGTTGTGGGCATGGAAGGAAACGGTCCTGCATCTGTCGAGTTGAGGGACATCGGCCTTGTCTTGGCCGGGAACAATGCAGTCGCGCTGGATGCAGTTATCGCAACTATGATGGGATGCGACCCTTCTCGATTGCGTTTCCTCCAAAAAGCACATGAAGAAGGACTCGGAGATTACGATCTAAGCAAGATTGAGATAGACGGAGAGTTGAAGCAACTGGAAAATTTCAAGCTTCCCCCCTTAGGTGGTGAGGCAATTTTCAACAACGATGCGGTTCAGCAGGTCATCCATTCAAGGACACTTATGCGACCCGTGGTCGACTCGGATGCATGTACAGGCTGCGGCACCTGTGTCGAACAGTGTCCTGTCTCCGCGCTGCACATTGAAGAGAGATTTCCCCAGGTCAATCCGGAACTATGTATCACGTGCTTCTGCTGCCAGGAGATGTGCCCTGAAAAGGCAATTGCGTTGCAGTAA
- the bfr gene encoding bacterioferritin, whose amino-acid sequence MKGNEQIINKLNDLLAEELTASNQYMVHAEMCENWQYGRLYSKVRERAIQEMKHAESLIERILFLEGRPIVSKLSEIRIGDNVQSQLNNDLQAEMHGWNLYNEGIKLAMEAMDNGTKDLLESILETEEKHIDWLEAQLEQIQQIGIENYLAQQVS is encoded by the coding sequence ATGAAGGGAAACGAGCAAATCATTAACAAACTGAACGATCTTCTAGCTGAAGAATTGACTGCATCCAATCAGTACATGGTGCATGCGGAAATGTGTGAAAATTGGCAGTACGGACGGCTTTATTCCAAGGTCCGGGAACGTGCCATTCAAGAAATGAAGCATGCGGAATCACTCATTGAACGGATTCTTTTTCTCGAGGGCCGCCCAATCGTAAGTAAATTGAGTGAAATAAGAATCGGGGACAATGTACAATCCCAATTAAACAACGATTTGCAGGCGGAAATGCACGGCTGGAATTTGTATAACGAAGGCATCAAATTAGCCATGGAAGCAATGGATAATGGCACCAAAGACTTGCTCGAGAGTATTCTGGAGACCGAAGAGAAGCATATAGACTGGTTGGAAGCCCAACTTGAGCAGATCCAACAAATTGGAATAGAAAACTATTTGGCTCAGCAGGTGAGCTGA
- a CDS encoding PilZ domain-containing protein, translating into MKCRELSVQQVLNDIRTGAGDQELMTKYRLSRKGLGHLYEQLTNAGFLEQNGKTIVVCDTRKIRAEQIRDDIRAGVSERDLMSKYMCSSKHLRKIFEKLVTIGSLTAEEIDPNGNSKLHPPEVSKTPRLPRNYLPYPFTVYVVGDPEARGMILDITEYGFRVQGIQAREGEFKIFSFIPMDGSYARPFFLEAECRWIKKPHDSGLVAGFQIEKLSDHSRRELGKFIQELMPSVWY; encoded by the coding sequence ATGAAATGTCGCGAATTGTCTGTTCAGCAAGTTCTGAACGATATTCGGACAGGCGCCGGAGATCAGGAATTGATGACGAAGTACCGGCTTTCTCGGAAAGGCCTTGGTCATCTGTACGAACAGCTTACGAATGCCGGGTTTCTTGAGCAGAATGGCAAGACAATAGTAGTTTGCGATACACGTAAAATCAGAGCGGAACAAATCAGGGATGATATACGCGCGGGAGTTAGCGAACGCGATCTGATGAGCAAGTATATGTGCTCATCAAAACATCTCAGGAAAATTTTCGAGAAACTGGTTACGATCGGCTCTCTGACAGCGGAAGAGATCGACCCAAATGGCAATTCTAAGTTGCACCCGCCAGAAGTGAGTAAGACTCCCCGGCTTCCTCGAAATTACTTACCATATCCATTTACCGTATATGTTGTGGGAGATCCTGAGGCCAGGGGCATGATTTTGGACATTACCGAATATGGGTTTCGAGTCCAGGGAATACAAGCGCGGGAAGGTGAATTTAAAATATTCTCGTTCATCCCCATGGATGGCTCGTATGCACGACCGTTTTTCCTTGAGGCTGAATGCCGGTGGATAAAGAAGCCACACGATTCCGGTTTAGTTGCAGGTTTCCAAATAGAAAAGCTTTCCGATCACAGCCGTCGCGAACTTGGTAAATTTATCCAGGAGTTAATGCCGAGTGTGTGGTATTAA
- a CDS encoding thiolase family protein — MEEAYIVSAVRTPIGKRNGSLAQFRADELLGLVLKEVVDRVGVDPSHVEDVIGGVVTQVGEQGFTLPRMAVLAAGFPDDTPGVAINRQCGSGLTSINFGAAQVIAGWRDCVIACGCEIMSKYAIAAEWFNLTLANGQPAGMPIGPAYMKRTGGKWVDQGQAAELIAQKWEISKEEMDAFALRSHQRAHRAWTEGRFQREVMPVKVQDPDGKEKVFAQDETVRPETSLEALAGLKTVFGTKIITAGNSSPITDGASAVLIMSGSKAKELGVKPRARIVMAAVAGADPIMMLTGPIPATKKVLEKSGLKFDDLDEIEINEAFSPIPLAWGREYKPDWEKVNPNGGAIALGHPVGNSGCRLAVTCLHELERIQGRYGLITLCTGGGMAPATIIERV; from the coding sequence ATGGAAGAAGCGTATATCGTAAGTGCAGTCAGAACGCCCATCGGCAAACGCAACGGCAGTTTGGCTCAATTTCGTGCAGACGAACTTCTGGGATTGGTGCTCAAAGAAGTGGTGGACCGGGTCGGAGTAGATCCTTCACATGTAGAAGACGTCATCGGTGGAGTGGTCACACAAGTCGGCGAGCAAGGGTTCACGTTGCCGCGTATGGCGGTGCTTGCAGCGGGCTTTCCGGACGATACACCGGGTGTCGCCATCAACCGGCAGTGTGGATCCGGGCTTACCTCGATCAATTTTGGAGCTGCTCAAGTGATCGCCGGATGGCGGGATTGCGTAATCGCGTGCGGTTGCGAAATAATGAGCAAGTACGCTATTGCAGCGGAATGGTTCAATCTTACTCTCGCAAACGGCCAACCTGCAGGAATGCCTATTGGGCCGGCGTACATGAAACGAACCGGCGGTAAATGGGTCGATCAGGGCCAAGCCGCAGAGTTGATCGCTCAAAAATGGGAGATCTCAAAAGAAGAGATGGATGCTTTTGCGCTCCGGAGTCATCAGAGAGCTCACCGCGCCTGGACGGAAGGACGTTTCCAAAGGGAAGTCATGCCGGTAAAAGTGCAAGACCCGGACGGCAAGGAAAAAGTGTTCGCTCAGGATGAGACCGTACGGCCTGAAACGTCTCTCGAAGCGCTGGCGGGCCTCAAAACCGTATTCGGTACGAAAATAATCACTGCAGGGAATTCCAGCCCCATAACCGATGGCGCTTCAGCAGTACTGATCATGTCTGGAAGCAAAGCAAAAGAACTGGGCGTGAAGCCGCGCGCGCGGATTGTGATGGCTGCTGTGGCGGGTGCAGATCCGATCATGATGTTGACCGGCCCCATTCCTGCGACAAAGAAAGTCTTGGAAAAATCCGGGTTGAAGTTCGACGATCTGGACGAGATCGAGATAAATGAGGCATTTTCTCCCATACCTCTTGCATGGGGGCGTGAGTACAAGCCGGATTGGGAAAAAGTAAACCCCAACGGCGGAGCCATCGCGCTGGGGCATCCCGTTGGTAACTCGGGATGTCGGCTTGCTGTCACGTGTCTGCACGAATTGGAGCGCATTCAGGGCAGGTATGGTCTGATCACGCTCTGCACCGGCGGTGGAATGGCTCCTGCCACCATTATCGAGAGGGTTTGA
- the chrA gene encoding chromate efflux transporter, translated as MVTFKEAFWVWVKIALNSFGGPAGQIAVMHRYLVEEKKWIGESRFLHALNYCMLLPGPEAQQLATYIGWLLHRTPGGIVAGTLFVLPGFFCMLVLSILYAGYQNLSIVQWLFFGLKPAVLAIVLEAVLRIGTRALKNRFMIMIATSAFVAIFFYNVPFPLIVLSAAVVGFVGHRFRPDLLLDSKGKSPVQDACEGAVLDNLLDSQAADHVRPSFLRSVGVILVWSALWFCPLILVFLTLGSESVYFQQGLFFSKTAVVTFGGAYTVLAYVAQRAVESYGWLKPGEMLDGLGLAETTPGPLILVLQFVGFLGAYRNPGELDPVLAGVLGSALTVWVTFVPCFLWIFLGAPYIEALRGNKSLDAAMSSITAAVVGVILNLAVWFTLHILFGSLRDLQFLGAHMHIPVLATVKLPSLGIAIVALLSIFRFKVGMLYTLAGCGGLGLVFHAWRNFIA; from the coding sequence ATGGTAACCTTCAAAGAAGCATTTTGGGTCTGGGTTAAAATCGCACTGAACAGCTTCGGTGGTCCTGCCGGTCAGATTGCAGTCATGCACCGATATCTCGTGGAAGAGAAGAAATGGATCGGCGAGAGTCGATTCCTTCATGCGCTCAATTATTGCATGCTTCTTCCGGGTCCTGAAGCCCAGCAGTTGGCAACTTATATCGGATGGCTCTTGCACAGGACTCCGGGAGGGATAGTTGCTGGAACCCTTTTCGTTCTTCCCGGATTTTTCTGTATGCTCGTGCTGAGTATTCTGTATGCCGGTTATCAGAATCTCAGCATCGTGCAATGGCTGTTCTTCGGTCTGAAACCCGCCGTATTGGCTATTGTTCTTGAAGCGGTCCTCCGAATAGGGACACGTGCCCTCAAGAACAGATTTATGATCATGATTGCCACATCGGCCTTTGTTGCTATCTTCTTTTACAATGTGCCGTTTCCGTTGATTGTTCTGTCGGCTGCGGTCGTAGGTTTCGTGGGCCATCGGTTCAGGCCGGATCTTCTCCTGGATTCCAAAGGCAAATCACCGGTTCAAGATGCCTGCGAGGGGGCCGTCCTCGACAATCTCCTGGATTCCCAGGCTGCAGACCATGTGCGTCCCTCTTTTTTGCGAAGTGTGGGAGTAATCCTTGTGTGGTCTGCACTGTGGTTCTGTCCGTTGATCCTTGTTTTTCTAACCCTCGGCTCGGAAAGTGTGTACTTTCAGCAAGGACTCTTTTTCAGCAAAACCGCCGTTGTTACCTTTGGAGGAGCGTATACCGTGCTGGCATATGTCGCGCAGCGAGCCGTCGAGTCCTATGGTTGGCTGAAACCCGGTGAGATGTTGGACGGCCTGGGACTGGCAGAGACCACTCCGGGACCGCTCATCCTGGTTCTTCAATTTGTGGGGTTCTTGGGAGCATATCGTAATCCCGGCGAACTCGATCCTGTTCTCGCCGGAGTGCTCGGATCTGCACTCACGGTCTGGGTTACTTTTGTGCCGTGTTTTCTCTGGATATTTCTTGGAGCGCCCTACATAGAGGCGCTCCGGGGAAACAAATCGCTCGACGCAGCAATGTCATCAATAACCGCAGCGGTTGTGGGGGTGATTCTCAATCTTGCAGTCTGGTTCACGCTGCATATCCTTTTCGGGTCGTTGAGAGACCTTCAATTCTTGGGCGCTCACATGCACATTCCTGTCCTCGCGACAGTGAAGCTTCCGTCCCTTGGAATAGCAATCGTGGCTCTCCTGTCGATCTTCAGATTTAAGGTCGGAATGTTGTACACTCTTGCGGGTTGCGGAGGCCTGGGATTAGTCTTTCACGCGTGGAGGAACTTCATAGCGTAA